A genomic region of Pelodiscus sinensis isolate JC-2024 chromosome 1, ASM4963464v1, whole genome shotgun sequence contains the following coding sequences:
- the LOC102451946 gene encoding olfactory receptor 52M1-like: MSQSNTENFTNPSTFILLGIPGLETAHVWISIPFSDIYVIAIVGNLTILLIVKMEPSLHEPMYYFLCVLAISDLVLSTSTLPKMLAIFWFNSREISFNACLTQMFFIQCFSTIQSGILAAMALDRYVAICHPLRHSTILTNPFVAKIALAVVLRSGTFILPYPLLARQWPYCRTNIIPEPYCVHIAVVKLACGDTRISNYYGLFVLFCVLGLDVISIAISYMQILRAIFSLPTKDARLKTFGTCGSHLCTIVIFYIPSLFSSLMYRFGQNFPQHVHVLLANMCFLLPPMLNPIIYGVKTKQIRCRLLGLVTRI; encoded by the coding sequence ATGTCACAATCAAACACAGAGAatttcaccaacccctccaccttcatcctgctgggcattcctggcctggagacagCTCATGtgtggatctccatccccttctctgacATCTATGTCATAGCCATTGTGGGGAATCTCACCATCCTGCTCATTGTAAAGatggagccgagcctccatgaacccatgtactatttcctctgcgtGTTGGCCATCAGTGACCTGGTCCTGTCTACGTCCACCCTGCCCAAAATGCTGgcaatcttctggttcaattccagggaaatctctttcaatgcctgcctcacccagatgttcttcattcagtgtttctcaacaattCAGTCTGGGATATTGGCAGCCATGGCTTTGGATcgttacgtggccatctgccatcccctgagacattccaccatcctgacaaaccctTTTGTGGCCAAGATTGCCCTGGCTGTGGTGCTGCGCAGTGGCACATTCATATTACCATATCCCTTActggcaaggcagtggccatattgtagaaccaacatcatccctgAGCCGTACTGTGTGCACATCGCTGTGGTGAAACTGGCCTGCGGCGACACCCGCATCAGTAATTACTATGGGCTCTTTGTGCTGTTCTGTGTGTTGGGTCTGGATGTCATTTCTATTGCCATCTCCTACatgcagatcctcagggccatcttcagcctccccacaaaggaTGCCCGGCtgaagacttttgggacctgcggcTCTCACCTCTGCACCATTGTAATCTTTTATATCCCaagtctcttctcctccctcatgTACCGTTTTGGACAGAATTTCCCCCAGCATGTCCATGTTCTCCTTGCCAACATGtgcttcctgctgccccccatgctcaaccccatcatctatggggtaaAGACCAAACAAATAAGGTGCCGGCTGCTCGGGCTTGTTACTCGTATATAG
- the LOC102451709 gene encoding olfactory receptor 52M1-like, producing MSYFNATDFTNPSTFILIGIPGLEEAHVWISIPFCAMYVIALLGNFTILFIVKTESRLHEPMYYFLCMLAITDLVLATSVLPKMLSNFWFNSREIDFDACLTQMYFIHCFSAIESGILAAMALDRYVAICHPLRHSTILTNPSVAKIGLALLLRSSIVTLPYPLLTRRWPYCRTNIISEPYCVHIAVVKLACADTRVNSYYGLFVMFFVLGLDVISIAISYMQILRAIFSLPTKDARLKTFLTCASHLCAIVIFYIPSAFSSLIYRFGQNFPQHVQVLIAIMYLLLPPMLNPIIYGVKTKQIWSRLRWFVTRK from the coding sequence ATGTCGTATTTCAACGCAACTGATTttaccaacccctccaccttcatcctgattggcattcctggcctggaggaggcccatgtctggatctccatccccttctgcgccATGTACGTCATAgccctcttggggaacttcaccatcctcttCATTGTGAAGACAGAGTCTCGGCTCcacgagcccatgtactattttctctgcatgctggccatcaccgACCTGGTCTTGGCCACATCTGtcctgcccaaaatgctgagcaacttctggttcaattccagggagatagACTTcgatgcctgcctcacccagatgtacttcattcactgcttctcAGCAATTGAGTCTGGGATATTGGCAGCCATGGCTTTGGATCGCTATGTGGCCATTTGCCATCCtttgagacattccaccatcctgacaaaccctTCGGTAGCTAAAATTGGCCTGGCCCTATTGCTACGCAGCAGCATAGTCACACTGCCCTATCCCTTACTGACGAGGAGATGGCCATATTGTAGAACCAACATCATCTCTGAGCCGTACTGTGTGCACATCGCCGTGGTGAAGTTGGCCTGCGCCGACACCCGCGTCAATAGTTACTACGGGCTCTTTGTGATGTTCTTTGTGTTGGGTCTGGATGTGATTTCTATTGCCATCTCCTACatgcagatcctcagggccatcttcagcctccccacaaaggacgctCGGCTCAAGACTTTTTTGACTTGTGCCTCACATCTCTGCGCCATTGTAATCTTTTACATCCCAAGTGCCTTCTCCTCCCTCATTTATCGTTTCGGACAAAATTTTCCCCAGCATGTCCAAGTTCTTATTGCCATCATgtacctcctgctgccccccatgctcaaccccatcatctatggggtaaAGACCAAACAGATCTGGAGCAGGCTGCGCTGGTTTGTTACTCGTAAATAG